AACGCGACAATCATTACGCATGAAAACATGGCCGCGATTTGGGGAAAACATCAGTGTGCAAACATGGTTACGCCCTCCTGAAGGGGCCTTTGTCGCGCGCGAATTCGCCCTTCTTGACAGTCAGAACAACGAGATCGGCCTGTGTACGACCAGTTGGTTGGCGTTGGATCGGCGAACAAAAAAAATCCTGCCTTCGCAACAGTTACGTGACTGGTCTGCCCTTACACAATCCCGAGCAACAGGTCTGATCGCCGAGAAAATTCCCGTGACCGGCGAGTATGAGAAATTGGCGAAGTACCGGGTTCGAAATTCTGACCTCGATATCAACCAACACGTAAATAATACGAAGTATGCGCAGTGGATTTTGGATGCGATTCCCTATGAACTTCACAAAGCTTTGCGGTTGAAATCCTACTCGGTCAACTTTCTGGCGGAAACCCATCTTGGGGACGAAGTTCAAGTGGACCGCAGCTGCTCCTCCACCTCGGTGGAGATTGCGTCCGAAGGCAGCACCGCGTATCGCGGGGTTCGCTTGAGTGATGGCAAAGTTTTATTCACCGCTCTTCTGGAATGGGAGAAACACTCATGAGAACGCTCACGCCTTTTACGGCGACGGCGCAGACGAATCTGTTTAAGATTCAAGCCGAACTTCAGGCTGTCGCTGATAATGTTTTTCTTTTGCTCTTTGATATTCAGGGACCTGGCGAGCGCATTCTTTGGCCGACGCCTGCAATCATCGAATCGCGCCAAAATGAACTTTGGAAAACGACCTGTCTAGAGGCCTTCCTTGCCGAGGGCCCCGCCGCAACCGACC
The genomic region above belongs to Bdellovibrio sp. ArHS and contains:
- a CDS encoding acyl-ACP thioesterase domain-containing protein — its product is MFSFHHAQEMTAMEKTQHSLWTEKFHITSLLVNPLGRLGLYGALNLLQETAWMHAEKLGFGMSDMDKDGMFWVLTRQSLRMKTWPRFGENISVQTWLRPPEGAFVAREFALLDSQNNEIGLCTTSWLALDRRTKKILPSQQLRDWSALTQSRATGLIAEKIPVTGEYEKLAKYRVRNSDLDINQHVNNTKYAQWILDAIPYELHKALRLKSYSVNFLAETHLGDEVQVDRSCSSTSVEIASEGSTAYRGVRLSDGKVLFTALLEWEKHS